A genomic region of Desulfosarcina ovata subsp. ovata contains the following coding sequences:
- a CDS encoding ISNCY family transposase: MRLPEQEENRILLERKHAEFTFDKVIQFFRQTISAFPDRRIGTNTSYSIEDAALGAFSVFFTQSPSFLAFQSAMQQTKGKNNAQSLFGLTQIPCTNHIKSLMDEVHPSYVTPVFKYLFDGLEKSGHLDGFRSYDNNLLVAFDGTQYFASNTIHCDNCSRKHHKNGTVTYSHSVVTPVIVAPENNKVIALQPEFITPQDGHDKQDCENAAAKRWIDQYAAEYQPFGITVLGDDLYCKQPICKKLLDQELDFILVCKPDSHKTLYQWLDELDAMQTIETVVEKRWTGKTHEIDTYRFANKLPLRDSENAIDVNWCELTTTLPDGKIVYKNAFATNFEVSKSNVKQIVKDGRARWKVENENNNVLKNRGYNIEHNFGHGNKHLSSLLLTFTTC, encoded by the coding sequence ATGCGATTGCCAGAACAAGAAGAAAACCGCATCCTACTTGAAAGGAAACATGCAGAATTCACATTTGACAAAGTGATCCAATTTTTTCGCCAAACTATTTCTGCATTTCCTGACCGGCGCATCGGCACTAATACCAGCTACAGCATAGAAGACGCAGCCCTGGGAGCTTTTTCTGTTTTTTTTACCCAAAGCCCATCCTTTTTAGCCTTTCAATCCGCTATGCAGCAAACAAAAGGCAAAAACAATGCGCAATCACTTTTCGGCCTCACTCAAATTCCCTGTACCAACCACATCAAAAGTTTAATGGACGAGGTCCATCCCTCTTATGTCACGCCCGTGTTCAAATATCTTTTCGACGGATTGGAAAAATCCGGTCATCTGGACGGGTTTCGCTCATACGACAACAATTTATTGGTTGCCTTTGACGGAACGCAGTATTTTGCTTCAAATACAATTCATTGTGATAATTGTAGTCGCAAGCACCATAAAAATGGAACCGTAACCTATTCGCATTCAGTCGTGACCCCGGTGATTGTGGCACCGGAAAACAATAAGGTGATTGCTTTGCAACCGGAATTTATTACCCCCCAGGATGGCCATGATAAACAAGATTGCGAAAACGCGGCAGCAAAACGCTGGATCGATCAATATGCGGCGGAGTATCAACCTTTTGGCATCACTGTATTGGGCGATGATCTATACTGTAAACAACCGATTTGCAAAAAACTATTAGATCAAGAACTTGATTTCATTTTGGTCTGTAAACCCGATTCTCATAAAACCCTTTACCAGTGGCTGGATGAATTGGACGCCATGCAGACCATCGAAACCGTGGTGGAGAAGCGCTGGACCGGCAAAACCCATGAAATCGATACGTATCGCTTTGCCAACAAACTGCCGCTACGTGATAGTGAAAACGCCATTGATGTTAATTGGTGCGAACTGACAACAACCCTGCCCGATGGAAAAATCGTGTACAAAAACGCATTTGCAACCAATTTTGAAGTTTCAAAGAGCAACGTCAAGCAAATTGTCAAAGATGGCCGAGCACGCTGGAAAGTCGAGAACGAAAATAATAATGTTTTGAAAAACAGAGGCTATAATATTGAACACAACTTCGGTCACGGGAACAAGCACCTTTCATCATTATTGCTGACCTTCACAACTTGTTAG
- a CDS encoding IS110 family transposase, giving the protein MNKIVKYVGLDVHKDSITIAIADEGRDGNVRVYGKISNDLGQIDNVMRKLISQNAELHCVYEAGPCGYPIYRHLTSKGIDCVVVAPALIPKKTGDRVKNDRRDATHLATLHRSGELTPVYVPDQADEALRDLVRARKDIQISLRKVKQQINAFLLRQGISYPGKSKWGKAHLNWLAELKMQHPAQHIALTEYLDAMEDHEARVKRIEKAIEQCCQTSRLLPVIEALQALRGISLLSAVTVVAELGDLSRFDTPAQLMAYLGLIPSEHSSGGTIKKGPITKTGNTHARRTLIESAQAYRMPARKSKAIRKRQEGLPDDVLDIAWNAQLRLCHRYRRLIAKGKNHNVVITAIARELAGFIWAIARAVPIVAAER; this is encoded by the coding sequence ATGAACAAGATAGTAAAGTATGTTGGTTTAGATGTCCACAAAGATTCGATTACCATTGCTATCGCCGATGAAGGACGTGACGGAAACGTTCGAGTGTATGGAAAAATCAGCAACGACCTGGGGCAGATTGATAACGTCATGCGAAAACTGATTTCACAAAACGCCGAATTGCATTGTGTTTACGAAGCAGGTCCGTGCGGATATCCGATCTATAGGCATTTAACAAGCAAGGGGATCGATTGCGTTGTCGTTGCTCCAGCGTTGATCCCCAAAAAAACAGGTGATCGGGTTAAGAATGATCGCCGTGATGCAACCCACCTGGCGACGCTCCACCGTTCCGGAGAACTGACGCCGGTGTATGTCCCCGATCAGGCCGATGAAGCGCTTCGTGACCTGGTACGTGCACGAAAAGACATCCAAATATCGCTCCGCAAAGTCAAACAACAGATCAATGCCTTTTTATTGCGACAAGGAATCAGTTATCCAGGTAAAAGCAAATGGGGTAAAGCTCATTTAAATTGGCTGGCGGAGCTGAAAATGCAGCATCCTGCCCAGCATATTGCCCTTACCGAATACCTGGACGCCATGGAAGACCATGAGGCCCGCGTTAAGCGCATCGAAAAAGCGATTGAGCAATGTTGCCAAACCAGTCGACTGCTTCCGGTTATCGAGGCTCTGCAAGCGCTCAGGGGGATTTCTTTGCTCAGCGCGGTGACCGTCGTCGCTGAACTGGGGGATCTGAGCCGTTTCGATACGCCGGCACAGCTGATGGCCTATTTGGGTCTGATCCCATCGGAGCATTCAAGCGGTGGCACCATCAAAAAAGGCCCCATTACCAAAACCGGCAATACCCATGCCCGCAGGACGTTGATCGAATCGGCTCAGGCCTATCGTATGCCGGCCCGGAAAAGTAAGGCGATCCGTAAACGCCAGGAAGGCTTGCCGGACGATGTTTTGGATATTGCCTGGAATGCACAGCTACGACTATGCCACCGCTACCGCAGGTTGATTGCAAAGGGCAAAAACCATAACGTGGTCATCACCGCGATTGCACGCGAGTTGGCCGGTTTCATCTGGGCCATTGCCCGGGCTGTTCCAATCGTGGCCGCTGAAAGATGA
- a CDS encoding PAS domain-containing sensor histidine kinase, translated as MGLFSSIRSKFIGVLVLFGSLPMLIVGYLAYESASRALLSQTQDQLGNVAAKTAQQIDDFFKNARKDITFLSDSPFLQLSFLQHEFGQRLDDVQGLLHEYLKTHNYLQRIHLVDINGSAILTVQEPEAGDHPIDFVDQAWFGKTLEKGFARFDPTVDSGRLVPGILLAKRVHDFKVSKRPVGVLVFEIRSEAFVGYVRSLRIGDNGYAFLINHGGDLIYHPDGEHLSEKGILENGDVRLQGHVDRIREGITGFGEYRFMGLEKFLVYTPCRMLDWSVCISLDRSELLSEILKLRQRVITVLFVVLGLMIPVAYFFIRGVTRPIGRLIQGAAALGRGDLAHKIPVNTSEELSALANEFNRMAERIKISHDQLTELKTFNENILRSVSNGILTVDDRNCPTSFNASAASILNLETLDGGGCGPLGSGEGFSKVLDLLKCTLKGRKKRLHRQLLMENGDDGAKYLEVHTTLLRDPENRVLGAIADIRDITHRKRMEARMVRVDKLASLGELSAGMANEIRNPLAGIKTSVQVLANRNQGERETAIVIMRFRFVPAWQFDQFFEKFSSGYDQKVKQNCTQLASR; from the coding sequence ATGGGACTGTTTTCCAGTATCCGTTCCAAATTTATCGGCGTTCTGGTTCTGTTCGGTAGCCTGCCCATGCTGATTGTCGGCTACCTGGCTTATGAAAGCGCCTCCCGTGCATTGTTGTCCCAAACCCAGGATCAACTGGGCAATGTCGCCGCAAAAACAGCCCAGCAGATCGATGATTTTTTCAAAAACGCCCGGAAGGACATCACGTTTCTTTCCGACTCGCCGTTTTTGCAGCTCTCTTTTTTGCAGCACGAATTCGGTCAACGCCTGGATGACGTTCAGGGCTTGCTGCATGAATACCTGAAGACGCACAACTATCTCCAGCGCATCCATCTGGTCGATATCAACGGCAGTGCCATCCTGACGGTCCAGGAACCGGAGGCCGGCGATCACCCGATCGATTTCGTAGATCAAGCCTGGTTTGGCAAGACCCTGGAAAAGGGGTTTGCGCGTTTTGATCCGACCGTTGATTCGGGGCGGCTTGTGCCCGGCATCCTCCTGGCCAAGCGGGTTCATGACTTCAAGGTCAGTAAGCGGCCGGTCGGCGTGCTGGTGTTTGAGATCCGCTCCGAGGCGTTTGTCGGGTATGTGCGATCACTCCGCATCGGCGACAATGGCTACGCTTTCCTGATCAATCATGGCGGGGATTTGATTTATCATCCGGATGGTGAACACCTATCCGAAAAAGGGATCCTGGAAAACGGAGACGTCCGCCTGCAGGGGCATGTGGACCGTATCAGAGAGGGGATAACCGGGTTTGGCGAATACCGGTTCATGGGACTGGAGAAGTTTCTGGTATACACGCCCTGCCGGATGCTGGACTGGAGCGTCTGCATCAGCTTAGACCGGTCCGAGCTGCTTTCCGAAATCCTGAAGCTCCGACAGCGGGTGATCACCGTCCTGTTCGTCGTTCTGGGGTTGATGATCCCGGTGGCGTACTTTTTCATCCGGGGCGTCACCCGACCCATCGGACGGCTGATCCAGGGTGCGGCCGCCCTGGGGCGGGGCGACCTGGCGCACAAGATCCCGGTTAACACCAGCGAGGAACTCAGTGCCCTGGCCAATGAATTCAACCGTATGGCCGAGCGGATCAAAATCAGCCACGACCAGCTCACGGAACTGAAAACCTTCAACGAAAATATCCTCAGAAGTGTTTCCAACGGGATTTTGACCGTGGACGACCGGAATTGTCCCACGTCCTTCAACGCCAGTGCCGCCAGCATTTTAAACCTGGAGACGCTGGACGGTGGCGGTTGTGGTCCGTTGGGCAGCGGCGAAGGGTTTTCCAAGGTTCTGGATCTTTTGAAGTGCACCCTTAAGGGGCGCAAAAAAAGGCTGCATCGGCAACTGCTGATGGAAAATGGCGATGATGGTGCCAAATACCTGGAGGTCCACACGACACTCCTGCGCGACCCGGAAAACCGGGTGCTGGGCGCCATTGCCGACATCCGTGACATCACCCATCGAAAGCGTATGGAAGCCCGTATGGTCAGGGTCGACAAACTGGCCTCCCTGGGCGAATTGTCGGCCGGTATGGCCAACGAAATCCGCAACCCCCTGGCCGGCATCAAAACCAGCGTTCAGGTGCTGGCCAACCGCAATCAGGGCGAGCGCGAGACAGCAATTGTAATTATGCGGTTCAGGTTTGTACCAGCATGGCAATTCGATCAGTTCTTCGAAAAATTTAGTTCAGGTTATGATCAAAAAGTGAAACAAAACTGTACGCAATTAGCCAGCCGATGA